One genomic segment of Heptranchias perlo isolate sHepPer1 chromosome 3, sHepPer1.hap1, whole genome shotgun sequence includes these proteins:
- the ythdf3 gene encoding YTH domain-containing family protein 3 isoform X2, with protein sequence MKNVCYQRGSVQNGSMHQKDAVNDDDFEPYLTSQTNQSNSYPPMSDPYMPSYYAPSIGFPYSLGEAPWSTGGDPPMPYLTTYGQMSNGEHHFIPDGVFSQPGALGSTPPFLNQHGFNFFPGNADFSTWGASGSQGQSTQSSAYSNSYGYPPSSLGRAIADGQAGFGNDSLSKVPGINSIEQGMTGLKIGGDMTTAITKTVGSALSNTGMCSSIVANSIPATTISAPKPTSWAAIARKPAKPQPKLKPKTNMGIGGPAVPPPPIKHNMNIGTWEDKGNVPKVPSAQQVMPPQVVIQQHHLPQQPIAIQTHPTQQQQPQHPGPQQPQAQVQQQPQNRWVAPRNRGAGFNQNSGANSESFVLGMASLSTSPSGGEVHPVLEKLKGIHNYNPKDFDWSLKTGRVFIIKSYSEDDIHRSIKYSIWCSTEHGNKRLDAAFRSLNGKGPLYLLFSVNGSGHFCGVAEMKSAVDYNAYAGVWSQDKWKGKFEVKWIFVKDVPNNQLRHIRLENNDNKPVTNSRDTQEVPLEKAKQVLKIIATYKHTTSIFDDFAHYEKRQEEEEAIRRERNRSK encoded by the exons ATGAAGAATGTCTGCTACCAGCGTGGATCAG TTCAGAACGGTTCGATGCATCAAAAAGACGCAGTGAACGATGATGATTTTGAACCTTACCTAACCAGCCAGACGAATCAG AGCAACAGCTACCCACCAATGTCAGACCCATATATGCCCAGTTACTATGCTCCTTCCATTGGATTTCCATATTCACTTGGTGAAGCCCCCTGGTCAACAGGGGGAGATCCTCCAATGCCATACTTAACAACATATGGACAGATGAGCAATGGTGAGCATCACTTTATACCAGATGGTGTATTTAGTCAGCCCGGGGCTTTGGGGAGCACCCCGCCATTTttgaatcaacatggatttaactTTTTTCCTGGGAATGCAGACTTTTCTACTTGGGGAGCAAGTGGAtctcaaggacagtcaacacagAGTTCTGCATATAGTAACAGCTATGGATACCCACCCAGTTCTCTTGGAAGAGCCATAGCTGATGGACAAGCTGGATTTGGTAATGATTCTTTGAGTAAGGTGCCTGGCATAAATAGCATTGAGCAAGGCATGACAGGACTGAAGATTGGAGGAGATATGACAACAGCCATCACTAAAACTGTAGGTTCTGCTCTAAGTAATACAGGTATGTGCAGTAGCATTGTTGCTAATAGCATCCCAGCAACAACCATTTCAGCACCTAAACCAACATCATGGGCTGCTATTGCTAGGAAGCCTGCAAAACCTCAGCCCAAACTAAAGCCTAAGACTAACATGGGAATAGGTGGACCTGCAGTGCCACCTCCACCTATAAAACACAACATGAATATTGGAACTTGGGAAGACAAAGGTAATGTGCCCAAAGTCCCATCTGCACAGCAGGTTATGCCTCCTCAAGTTGTTATCCAGCAACATCATCTTCCACAGCAACCAATTGCTATTCAGACCCACCCAACACAGCAGCAACAACCCCAGCACCCAGGGCCTCAACAACCACAGGCTCAAGTTCAGCAGCAGCCACAAAACCGCTGGGTGGCTCCTCGCAATCGGGGAGCTGGCTTCAATCAGAACAGTGGAGCTAATAGTGAGAGTTTTGTGTTGGGTATGGCATCATTAAGCACTTCACCATCTGGAGGAGAAGTACACCCTGTATTGGAAAAACTAAAGGGCATACATAACTACAACCCCAAAGATTTTGACTGGAGTCTGAAGACAGGCCGAGTATTTATAATTAAAAGCTACTCTGAGGACGATATACACCGTTCTATCAAGTACTCTATTTGGTGTAGTACTGAGCATGGTAATAAACGTTTGGATGCTGCTTTCCGCTCCCTGAACGGCAAAGGGCCACTCTATTTACTCTTTAGTGTAAATGGAAGTGGACATTTTTGCGGAGTGGCTGAGATGAAATCAGCGGTGGACTATAATGCATATGCTGGAGTGTGGTCACAGGATAAGTGGAAGGGCAAGTTTGAAGTGAAGTGGATCTTTGTGAAAGATGTACCCAATAACCAGTTACGGCATATTCGATTGGAAAACAATGATAACAAACCGGTTACCAACTCAAGGGACACACAGGAGGTGCCACTGGAAAAAGCCAAGCAAGTGCTTAAAATAATTGCTACTTACAAGCATACCACTTCAATCTTTGATGACTTTGCACATTATGAAAAGCgtcaagaggaggaggaagccattcgtAGG GAGCGGAACAGAAGCAAATAG
- the ythdf3 gene encoding YTH domain-containing family protein 3 isoform X1 produces the protein MSATSVDQRPKGQGSKVQNGSMHQKDAVNDDDFEPYLTSQTNQSNSYPPMSDPYMPSYYAPSIGFPYSLGEAPWSTGGDPPMPYLTTYGQMSNGEHHFIPDGVFSQPGALGSTPPFLNQHGFNFFPGNADFSTWGASGSQGQSTQSSAYSNSYGYPPSSLGRAIADGQAGFGNDSLSKVPGINSIEQGMTGLKIGGDMTTAITKTVGSALSNTGMCSSIVANSIPATTISAPKPTSWAAIARKPAKPQPKLKPKTNMGIGGPAVPPPPIKHNMNIGTWEDKGNVPKVPSAQQVMPPQVVIQQHHLPQQPIAIQTHPTQQQQPQHPGPQQPQAQVQQQPQNRWVAPRNRGAGFNQNSGANSESFVLGMASLSTSPSGGEVHPVLEKLKGIHNYNPKDFDWSLKTGRVFIIKSYSEDDIHRSIKYSIWCSTEHGNKRLDAAFRSLNGKGPLYLLFSVNGSGHFCGVAEMKSAVDYNAYAGVWSQDKWKGKFEVKWIFVKDVPNNQLRHIRLENNDNKPVTNSRDTQEVPLEKAKQVLKIIATYKHTTSIFDDFAHYEKRQEEEEAIRRERNRSK, from the exons ATGTCTGCTACCAGCGTGGATCAG AGACCGAAAGGACAGGGAAGTAAAG TTCAGAACGGTTCGATGCATCAAAAAGACGCAGTGAACGATGATGATTTTGAACCTTACCTAACCAGCCAGACGAATCAG AGCAACAGCTACCCACCAATGTCAGACCCATATATGCCCAGTTACTATGCTCCTTCCATTGGATTTCCATATTCACTTGGTGAAGCCCCCTGGTCAACAGGGGGAGATCCTCCAATGCCATACTTAACAACATATGGACAGATGAGCAATGGTGAGCATCACTTTATACCAGATGGTGTATTTAGTCAGCCCGGGGCTTTGGGGAGCACCCCGCCATTTttgaatcaacatggatttaactTTTTTCCTGGGAATGCAGACTTTTCTACTTGGGGAGCAAGTGGAtctcaaggacagtcaacacagAGTTCTGCATATAGTAACAGCTATGGATACCCACCCAGTTCTCTTGGAAGAGCCATAGCTGATGGACAAGCTGGATTTGGTAATGATTCTTTGAGTAAGGTGCCTGGCATAAATAGCATTGAGCAAGGCATGACAGGACTGAAGATTGGAGGAGATATGACAACAGCCATCACTAAAACTGTAGGTTCTGCTCTAAGTAATACAGGTATGTGCAGTAGCATTGTTGCTAATAGCATCCCAGCAACAACCATTTCAGCACCTAAACCAACATCATGGGCTGCTATTGCTAGGAAGCCTGCAAAACCTCAGCCCAAACTAAAGCCTAAGACTAACATGGGAATAGGTGGACCTGCAGTGCCACCTCCACCTATAAAACACAACATGAATATTGGAACTTGGGAAGACAAAGGTAATGTGCCCAAAGTCCCATCTGCACAGCAGGTTATGCCTCCTCAAGTTGTTATCCAGCAACATCATCTTCCACAGCAACCAATTGCTATTCAGACCCACCCAACACAGCAGCAACAACCCCAGCACCCAGGGCCTCAACAACCACAGGCTCAAGTTCAGCAGCAGCCACAAAACCGCTGGGTGGCTCCTCGCAATCGGGGAGCTGGCTTCAATCAGAACAGTGGAGCTAATAGTGAGAGTTTTGTGTTGGGTATGGCATCATTAAGCACTTCACCATCTGGAGGAGAAGTACACCCTGTATTGGAAAAACTAAAGGGCATACATAACTACAACCCCAAAGATTTTGACTGGAGTCTGAAGACAGGCCGAGTATTTATAATTAAAAGCTACTCTGAGGACGATATACACCGTTCTATCAAGTACTCTATTTGGTGTAGTACTGAGCATGGTAATAAACGTTTGGATGCTGCTTTCCGCTCCCTGAACGGCAAAGGGCCACTCTATTTACTCTTTAGTGTAAATGGAAGTGGACATTTTTGCGGAGTGGCTGAGATGAAATCAGCGGTGGACTATAATGCATATGCTGGAGTGTGGTCACAGGATAAGTGGAAGGGCAAGTTTGAAGTGAAGTGGATCTTTGTGAAAGATGTACCCAATAACCAGTTACGGCATATTCGATTGGAAAACAATGATAACAAACCGGTTACCAACTCAAGGGACACACAGGAGGTGCCACTGGAAAAAGCCAAGCAAGTGCTTAAAATAATTGCTACTTACAAGCATACCACTTCAATCTTTGATGACTTTGCACATTATGAAAAGCgtcaagaggaggaggaagccattcgtAGG GAGCGGAACAGAAGCAAATAG